In the Haloarcula salinisoli genome, AGGACGTCTACACGGAGAACAACCGGTCGGGAAACAAGTGGAAACACCACGTCGAACGGCTCGAGGTGCGCAACCACCGCTCGGTACACGACCGGAACCGGGGCTGGCGGTCCAACCACTCCTACGAGGAGGGCGACGAGGTGCCGGAGACCCAGCATATCGTCATGGACCGCGTCTTCGTCGAGGAACCACAGATAAGCGGTATCAGAGTCTCGGGCGACGATACGAACATACGCTGTGATTTCAACGATATCGAGGTCCGCCAGACCGCTGTCAGCGAATCCCTGGGCGGCATCGTCTTCTCCCGGGACGTCGAGACGCCGTCCCGGACGTCGAACCGCCTGATTGTCGTCAGAACTGACAACGGACCCGGCGTGTTCGTCGGGGACGACGCGGTTCTCAACGTCGGCACCTTTCAGCACTACGCGAACGAGGGCGGCCCGTTCAAAGCCGCACGGGGGAACCTCCACTACGAGGAGAAGGCCAACGTCGACCCCGGGCGGAATGTTTTCGGCACGCCGGGACGGGACACGGTGGGCGCGTTCACCGAGTAGACGACGGCCGGCTCCCGCTCCAGCTGAGACGGACTGGTGTCTATTGTACCGTATTGGGCGACCGAACGCCGTTCGAGCGGCGGCTCCCCCAGCGGTTTCAGCCTGTTTCTGGTTGGTTCTATGGCACCACCAGCGAAATTACAGAGTCTATACTTACTGTGCAAGGTGTTGACCTCCGTGCCATGTACCAGGCAGTGGTCAGTGCGATGAACCATCCCGACCCGTACAACCCGTACATGGGGCTGTTCAACGCTCGTTCGTTCGCCTCTCTCGGTGCGCAGGGCGTGGACTTAGACGTCGTCTCCCCGCGACCACGGGCCCCACCCGTCGGTCCGTACTCTGAGTACGGACGGATTCCCGCGGAGCACGACTACGGGCCCTACGACGTGTCGTATCCGCGTTTCGCGTACCTGTTGCCACAGAAGCTTTTCAAATACACGCTCTCCTCGCGGTCGATACAGAAGATGCTGCCCGCGTATCTCGAGGCGAACGTCGCCACGCCGGACATCTGTCACGCCGGGCACATCCACTACGACGGCTACGGTCTCCTGCCCTACTGCAGAGAAAACGACATTCCGCTCACGGTCATGGGTCGCGGGAAGATACTGAACAACTACCACGACCTGGCCACCGTCAGCCAGCGGAAGATACGGGCGACCTTAGAGTACGCCGACGGCATTCTCTGTGTGAGCGACTCGCTGGCCCAGATTGCACAGGATATCGTGGACGAACCGAAGGCGACGGTGTTGCCAAACGGGGCGGACCCGTCCCGGTATCCCACCGAGAACGAATCCCAGATACGGTCCGAGATGGGACTGGACCCCGAGACGACCGTCGTGCTGTTCTGTGGCGGGTACACGGAACGGAAGGGGATTCACGAGATACGCGAGGCCATCGACGATATCGACCACGACGACGTCCACATGGTCTTTGCCGGCCACTACGGCGACCTGCGGGCCGACCTCATCGACTCGTTGCAGGCAAGTCCCGTCGACTCCTACCAGGTCCTCTGGGAGGTGCCGCCCCTGGCGCTCCGGCGATGGTTCGCCGTCGCGGACATCTTCATGCTGCCGAGCCACGCCGAGGGCAGGCCAAACACCGTGTACGAATCGATGGCCAGCGAGACCGCCGTCGTCGCCTCCGAGGTCTCTGGCATCCCCGAGCAGGTCGTAGACGGGGAGAGCGGCCGCCTGATACCGCCCAGAGACCCCGGCGCGCTCGCGGCCGCGCTCGACAGACTGATCGAAGACGAGACCACCCGGAACCGGTTCGCCGAGAACGGGCTGGCGCGGCTCCGCTCGAAGGGCTGGACCTGGGAGGCACACGGCGAGCGACTCGCCGATATCCACGAGTCGATTCTGGACGGGGACTGGGACCCCTCGCGTCGAACCACCCCTGCCACCCACACCGACCCGCTGGTCAAACCCACGTAGCTGGGCGTCGACCGACAGTGGTCGACGGCTCGTCGGTCTCGGGGGTCACTCCGTCTCTATCGTCCCGTTCAGCGTACTGATTACCGCGTTGCGGCTGTAGGACGTGGACTCGTCCTGTTGCAGGTCCGGCATCGGTGCGGGCTCGCCGCCGATGCCGACGCCGACGAACCCCCAGTCGTCGGCGACCTCGCTGTAGGACCCGACGCCGACCCAGCCCGAAGCGATGCTCGTGTCCTGGACCGTCGCGTCCCACGAGTCGGGTTCGCTCGCGTCGACGGGCCAGACCCGGGCCCGTAGACTGTCGCCAGATGCCTGGAAGCGGGCAAAAAGCCACTCCTGGTCGGACGGTGTCCCCCACTCCGTCAGAATCTCGGAGTCGCCGTCGACGTACCGCCAGATGCTGAAGGTCCCGGCGGCTGCGTTGAAGAAGTACGCAGTCTCCGAATCGCCGGTCCCGGACCCGCGCAGCATCAACCGACCGCCGTCGGAGATAGACTGTGCGAGGTCGCTGAGACGGAACAGACCCAGCAGCTCCGCGTCGCTGGCAGTGCCGACCGGGTCGTAGGATAGCGCGTGCCGGTCGTTCGCAGTCGAATCGAACCGCAAGACGCTCTCGCCCGCGGGGGAGCTCTCCGCCACTACGGACCAGTCGTCGCTGCTCGAAGCGAACTCCGGCGACCAGTCGGTCGGCGTGGCGCCGACCTCGTCGCTCGTGAAGTTCGTCCGGTAGGTGGCTGGCTCGTCGGTCGGTGCCGGTGCGGGCTCCTCTTCTTCCACAGTTCCCGAGCTACTGGTGAACGCACCGACGTCGTTGGCGCCGGGGACGTTCAGTTCGCCCGACTCCTCGTCGTACTGGCTGCCGATGGAGAGGCTGCCGGAGTTGTCGTCGAGGGCGCCGTCGGGGTTGTTGTAGTGGTAGTAGTCCGCGATAGCGCTCGACTCGGGGGAGTCGTTTCGGATGCCCGGTCCGTAGTCGGAGTTTTGCACCCGGACGATATCGGCGTCGACCGACGCCGAATCGGTGATGTAAATCGGCGCCCGGTTGTCCGGGCCGTAGCCCGTGCTATCGGTGAGTATCTCGGTGATGGTGTAGTTCGCGGCGTTGGAGAGGCGAAAGCCGTGGAGCTCCGCGTCGATTACCTGGACGGTGTCGAGTGTGACGTCCGTGTTCGTGCCGTCGGGCATCGTCTCACGGAAGCCGCTGTTGCCCCGGGCGTTCCGGAGGTTCGCGTTCCGAAGCGTCACGCTGTCGGCCGGGCCGCCGGACGCGCCCATCTTCGTCCCGCTCCGATTGCTGTCACAGTAGACGTCCTCCGCGATGTGGGTCCCGTTGTGGAAGTCGATTCCAACCCCGTCGTTGTCCACCGATTTTATCGACTGGGCGTCGGTGTCGAGCGCCTCGCCGGCACCGGTAAAGTCGAACCCGTGGAGTCCGTTGTTCCGAGAGGTGATTCGCCGGAGCGTCACCGAGCCGGAACCGCGGTTGGCGAATCCGGTCCCGGCACAGTTCTCCAGCACCAGGTCTTCCACCCGGATGTCGTGGCCGCCGCCGCCGGGATAGAGATTGAACCCCATCGTCGACTCGTCGCCGTTGACGTCGCGGCTCCCGTCGATTGTGAGCTTCCGGATACTGATGCCCGAGAGCGCGCCCCTGTCGGCTTCGGCGCCGATGACCCACTGGTTGTTCCGGTCGGTCACGTCGCCCATCTTGAGGCTCGACCCCGGCCCCTCACCGGTGATGGTCACGTCGTCGGCGACACCAGTGAAGTCGACAGCAGCGCGGTTGTCCGTGCTGACGAGGTAGTCGTCGGCCGTGGCCGGAATCAGGACGGTATCGCCCGTCCCCGCGTCGGCGATGGCGTCGTTTATCGCGGCCGTGTCGTCGCTGTTCCCGTCGCCTACTGCACCGTAGTCCTGAACGTTGAGTGTCGCCATTGCTTAGCTCCTGATGTTGGCCCACACCTTCGGAATCCCCGCGATAGCGGAGCCCGACTGGTTGGTGACTGTGACAGTTACCGGCCCGGTCTCCCCGACCCACGGCGCGGTGTCGGCCACGGCGGCTCGCTCGAAGGTGTTCCCCTCGATTTCGACGAGGAGTTCCTCGCCCTCGTAGACGCGCAGCGCCACGTCGGCGACGGTCTCGCCGCTCGGCGTCCCCTTTATCGGAAAGGCAAGTCGCGTCACTTCGAGTGACTCCCCATCGCCAAACAGGAAGTCGTTGACTGGCTCGTCGACCAGCCCGTCTGCGTAGCTGACGTAGTGACCGATATCGCCGCCGACGGCCCGCGTGGCGTAACCGACGAGCCGCCAGGCGGAGCCGTCGCCGCTGTATATCGCACCCGAGTCGGTCGCGAAGAACTTCGCACCGGCGACCGGCTCGTACTGGTCGATGTTGGCTTCCTCGTCCCGTCGTTCGACGTCGCGGTCGAGCTGTTCGAAGTTCTCGTTCAGCGGGACGTGCCAGTCGAGCGTGCCCTCGTTCGGCGTGTTGTATCTGTCTGTCATGCGTATCTCCTAGGCATCGATACCGCCGTAGCCGTACTCGCCGTAGCCCTGCTCGCCGTAATCGTCTTCGAGGGGTGTCGCGGTCTCGGTCGGTGTCGCCGTTTCCGTCACGACCGGCGTCGCAGTCTCGGTTGGCGTCGCAGTTTCCGTCGGCGTCGCAGTCTCGGTTGGCGTCGCAGTCTCGGTTGGCGTCGCAGTCTCGGTCGGTGTCGGCGTGGCCGAAGTCCCGTCGCCGACAGTCATCGTGTAGCCGCCGTCGCTATCCTGCGTGTCGACGACCTGGATGTAGTACGTCCCACTGGTCTCTGCCGTCTGGGCAACGGTGACAGGCTCGTCCGTCGAGACGTATCTGAGATTGGTGAAGGTCCCGCCGGGGCCGTACAGTATCACGGCGGTGACGCCGGTCGCTGCCGCCCGCGAGAACTCGACGACCATGTCCTCGCCCGCGGACAGCTCGACCACGTACCAGTCGCTGTCGCTTGCGGTGAGCGTGGCGGTGACCGTCGTTCCCAGACTGACCCCGTCGGCGGTCCCCTCGCGGTCGTTCGGTTCCGACTCGGAGACGCTGAGTGAGGACGGCTGCTGTATCACCTGTGACCCACCGTAGCCATAGGCCGACACTGGGCGGACGCTCTCCCCGCCGTCGAGGTCCGCACAGCCCGCCAGTGCCGCGGTCGTGAGGCCGGCCGCCGCCAGATACGACCGGCGGTCCAGTAGTAACCCGTCCTGTTCCGAGTCCGAACTGCTTTCACCGGTTATGATTCGATTACCCCGTTCAAGCAACCCGGTAAGACTCGTCTTCTTTCGTTCGCTGTTATCGTCCATTCGCAAACCCACGGTTAGTACACTCTTAATTAATAATTATTACCAGATACCAGCCCTATACCGGCTTTTCACTGCCAGTAATCTATGAGTCAACACTGAATACTCGTATATTACGTACAGTTAGTTACCAATAGGGCGGATTTCGTTGACAGGTACGGACCATCCCAGCTACGGCGCAGCTGTGGGCGAGTGGTTACCAGATACCATCATGGACGGCCGCCACTGGGTAAGGTAGTGTTACTCCGGGTCGTCATACTGGTGGCTGTAAGTTCGTAAAGATATTCGCCACCCGGGGTGGCGAATTACTTTAGTTTGTTACAGCCACCAGTATCAGTCGGCTGGCTGCGGACTGAGCTCGCCCGCCTCGACCATGCTCTCGAGCGGGTTGTCGTCGATGTCGAGCGGCAGGTCGATGCGGGCGCGACGTCGTGCTGACTCCCAGCTCGCGAAGATTAGCTCGGTCGACCGCAACGCTGCCCGGCCGCCGATTTCCGGCGGCCGCCCCGCGTCCAGTGCCCCTACGACCTCGGCGATGGCACGCTCGGTGTAGGTCGCACTGGGACCGCTGTCGGTGGCGACGAACGGGAGCGCGTCGACCAGGCGATTCCGCACCCGTCCGAGTCGGCTCGGCGCCGTGCCGTGGATGCCTTCGCGATTCGTGTCGACCCCCGTCCACCCGTTACCCTGGCGGAGCCGGAGCGGCGGGCCTCCGGTCGCACCGATTTCGAGACAGCCTTCGCTCCCGCGCAGGCGGAGATAGCAGTCGACGAAGTCACTCCCCGCACCGGTCATCGCCAGCCCGCGGGTCCCGTCCGCGTAGGCCCACGTCGTCAGCCCGTGGTTCTCGTTGTGCGCGCCGAACCAGACGTTCTCCTCGCGGTAATCCACCTGGCCCATCACCCAGTCGACGGGCTCGCCGTCGGTCATGTACGAACAGATATCGAAGACGTGCGTCCCGGTGTCGTAGAGGTGCTCCTCGCTGAACTCCAGGCGTTCGAGCTCGCCGATAGCGCCGTCCTCTAGCAGCCGCTTGGCCTCGCGGACGGGGCCGCCAAAGCGCTTCTGATGGTTGAAACTCAGCTGAACGCCCTCGGCCTCGCAGGCCTCGACCATCGCCCGGCAGTCGCCCCAGGTCTTGGCCATGGGCTTCTCACAGTGGATGGCGTCGGGCACGCCGGTCTCGGCGCAGTCGATGACGATGTCGGCGTGCAGCCCCGGCGGCACGCAGACGCTGACGATGTCGGGCTGTGTCTCGGCGAGCATCCGCTCGTACTGTTTGTAGACGTGTTCGATGTGGTACTCGACGGCGAAGCGCTCCGCGTTCTCGCGGACGATGTCCGCACACGCCGTCAGCTGGCAGTTATCGAGCGCTTCGTAGCCCGCCGCGTGCCGGTAGGCCATCGCGAACCCGTCCTGGTCCGGGTCGTCCGGATCCGCCCCTGTGCCGATAAATCCAATGTTGTATCCCATCTTCCGGTAAAGACACTCGACTTTTGTGCATTAGTATACACTTACTACGGACACGACGCGTTCCACTTCATGTCTAGATGGTGTCCAGTCGTCTACAGGGGACTGCCGTCCGGACAGGCGGTCCCTCGTCTGTCGACACCGCAGTTTCGAACTGTTCCCTGAGTGGGGCCTCCCACTCCTTCCGTCTGGAATCCAGTTCGTATCCGGGAACAGACTGTGTCGTCGGCAGCTGGATTTAACGGCTTATAACTAATGGAACGAACTGGAATTTTCCCGACAGGCTCGGCCCCAATGACTGTTCGATATTCTCATCGCGGCACACACCAGCGACGTCAGCAGCTCCCCAGACCCAGACCAGCAGGCTATCGGGGTGGCACACGATGACTGAGTCCACGGCGTCGGGCCCCGACAGCTCGCGGACGGTCAGTCGCCGAACGGTCCTGGGCTCACTCGCCGCCGGTGCCGGCGTGGCGACACTCGGGACGATAGCGGGCGCGGTCGAGGACTACTGGACAGTGGTCGCGCTCCCGGACACGCAGTACAGTGCGAGAGACGAGCGGTACGCGCGACCCCAGACCAAGTGGATAGGGACCGAGGAACACGTCGCGTTCGTCTCTCACGTGGGCGACGTTGTCCAGAACCCCGACCGACCGGTCGAGTGGGAGTACATGGACCGTGCCATCTCGAATCTCGACGGGAAGGTCCCCTACGCCATGATACCCGGGGACCAGGACTATATGACGCCGGACGACCGCAGCTCCTCGATACGGCGGTACAGGCGGCTCTTCGGGCCGGAGCGATATCGGTCCAGGGACTGGTACGGTGGTTCGGGACCCTCGAACGGCGAGGGGGACCTGAGCTCCTACCAGCTGTTCTCCGCCGGCGGATACGACTTCCTCCACCTGGCCCTGGAGTGGCCGGCCCCGGGGAACGTCACGGACCCGTCGACGCCGCTGGGCTGGGCACAGACGGTCCTCGACGAGTACCCCGACCGGCCGGCAATTCTCACG is a window encoding:
- a CDS encoding glycosyltransferase family 4 protein, whose amino-acid sequence is MYQAVVSAMNHPDPYNPYMGLFNARSFASLGAQGVDLDVVSPRPRAPPVGPYSEYGRIPAEHDYGPYDVSYPRFAYLLPQKLFKYTLSSRSIQKMLPAYLEANVATPDICHAGHIHYDGYGLLPYCRENDIPLTVMGRGKILNNYHDLATVSQRKIRATLEYADGILCVSDSLAQIAQDIVDEPKATVLPNGADPSRYPTENESQIRSEMGLDPETTVVLFCGGYTERKGIHEIREAIDDIDHDDVHMVFAGHYGDLRADLIDSLQASPVDSYQVLWEVPPLALRRWFAVADIFMLPSHAEGRPNTVYESMASETAVVASEVSGIPEQVVDGESGRLIPPRDPGALAAALDRLIEDETTRNRFAENGLARLRSKGWTWEAHGERLADIHESILDGDWDPSRRTTPATHTDPLVKPT
- a CDS encoding glycosyl hydrolase family 28-related protein, producing MATLNVQDYGAVGDGNSDDTAAINDAIADAGTGDTVLIPATADDYLVSTDNRAAVDFTGVADDVTITGEGPGSSLKMGDVTDRNNQWVIGAEADRGALSGISIRKLTIDGSRDVNGDESTMGFNLYPGGGGHDIRVEDLVLENCAGTGFANRGSGSVTLRRITSRNNGLHGFDFTGAGEALDTDAQSIKSVDNDGVGIDFHNGTHIAEDVYCDSNRSGTKMGASGGPADSVTLRNANLRNARGNSGFRETMPDGTNTDVTLDTVQVIDAELHGFRLSNAANYTITEILTDSTGYGPDNRAPIYITDSASVDADIVRVQNSDYGPGIRNDSPESSAIADYYHYNNPDGALDDNSGSLSIGSQYDEESGELNVPGANDVGAFTSSSGTVEEEEPAPAPTDEPATYRTNFTSDEVGATPTDWSPEFASSSDDWSVVAESSPAGESVLRFDSTANDRHALSYDPVGTASDAELLGLFRLSDLAQSISDGGRLMLRGSGTGDSETAYFFNAAAGTFSIWRYVDGDSEILTEWGTPSDQEWLFARFQASGDSLRARVWPVDASEPDSWDATVQDTSIASGWVGVGSYSEVADDWGFVGVGIGGEPAPMPDLQQDESTSYSRNAVISTLNGTIETE
- a CDS encoding Gfo/Idh/MocA family protein — protein: MGYNIGFIGTGADPDDPDQDGFAMAYRHAAGYEALDNCQLTACADIVRENAERFAVEYHIEHVYKQYERMLAETQPDIVSVCVPPGLHADIVIDCAETGVPDAIHCEKPMAKTWGDCRAMVEACEAEGVQLSFNHQKRFGGPVREAKRLLEDGAIGELERLEFSEEHLYDTGTHVFDICSYMTDGEPVDWVMGQVDYREENVWFGAHNENHGLTTWAYADGTRGLAMTGAGSDFVDCYLRLRGSEGCLEIGATGGPPLRLRQGNGWTGVDTNREGIHGTAPSRLGRVRNRLVDALPFVATDSGPSATYTERAIAEVVGALDAGRPPEIGGRAALRSTELIFASWESARRRARIDLPLDIDDNPLESMVEAGELSPQPAD